The following are encoded together in the Oreochromis aureus strain Israel breed Guangdong linkage group 18, ZZ_aureus, whole genome shotgun sequence genome:
- the fastk gene encoding fas-activated serine/threonine kinase isoform X1 codes for MRAPSGDSPVQTLPRQVRCADVCRWSGCWTMLRSSTGWRLLSRARHLPPCLPRPAAQSVVMYTARLYGTAGGGGGGGGGGGGVKQGRRPGLSVLEVPHPHAAPPPPAFPLYQGRPDAHRGAHFHHHYHPHPQPHHLAPPPLPPHFQHHGAFHAYGGGGPAGGAATSKKKTWNFIHEKMSYDTFFTMKRLIERSRGPDEVLRWVTQNPAKISHNHYPVALQKIGQLLQATPPTRASGSETDGEASGVQVDGRQILEHQDFRTLCNAIVSDCGKFDNFSIVNCLYAVAALGLPSDSEVVQVLEAESQTRLNQFNQKDVSMVFSSSMKLHPGSQHPLTEACLAGLEKNLERERHPQTLFLLLSYYRLKWRSMQPQEAAAANNGTPNPEQLLANRKILRLVKHTLASVSGVRDQEMALLDEMLAACAREASNKSLELIFSSHLFYQNRQERFISSLAEELPKKVDSITPYTMALIAKYIARHRLRETRLLDTIADFLVKKAEYLDSKVIQKLVFPFSRMSYRPSNEQQFFSRLEEVVELKALSSPLATVNILMSLFQLGHFPGLVLHRVFSSAFISNVTNSPYALIVRRYLSLLDAAVELEYRDYTGPRLQDAHKVLMFDHALTADEVNRKYSYKGLVAEALRQLVGEQNYKQDEVLPPGYYTDFLLWMDISGRVLPIRTGAGLSLTVVPPSCVVVASKPADAAVAAVTSDFQKFSPFVAMEEGTEHSCQVGEGMGGAMEPRAFLPHHIRSTPGAAPHPGHPRAGTNGSTVDYGPYYVPAGEYYSSLAKEHSLESQDSSTLSSPPSDGLAPPTTQLPAGAGAPDSLFQFSIGKILEDEGGTGAQRPDHELGGFYKGVTYAEGADRPPLSPPPLHPSEQPDPDGLPADQRQIRRVIMSVNDKWHYCHNSDVLVGSRAMRDRHLRLLGYVILQLPYHELEKLNGIEEVKQYLHKKLLDITL; via the exons ATGAGAGCACCTAGTGGTGACTCACCTGTCCAGACGTTACCTCGACAG GTGCGCTGCGCCGatgtctgcaggtggtctggCTGTTGGACTATGCTGCGTTCGTCCACTGGGTGGCGCCTCCTGAGCCGAGCTCGCCACCTCCCTCCCTGCCTCCCCCGCCCTGCTGCTCAGTCTGTCGTCATGTATACCGCCCGCCTGTACGGCACCGCagggggaggagggggcggGGGAGGTGGAGGGGGCGGGGTAAAACAGGGGCGGAGGCCAGGACTATCTGTACTCGAGGTGCCTCACCCCCATGCAGCCCCGCCTCCCCCTGCCTTCCCGCTGTACCAGGGTCGCCCCGACGCCCACCGAGGAGCACATTTCCACCACCACTATCACCCCCACCCGCAGCCCCACCACCTGGCCCCGCCCCCACTGCCCCCCCATTTCCAGCACCACGGCGCCTTCCATGCATACGGGGGCGGTGGGCCCGCAGGAGGCGCCGCAACTAGCAAGAAGAAGACATGGAACTTCATCCACGAGAAGATGAGCTACGACACGTTCTTCACCATGAAGCGGCTGATCGAGCGCTCGCGGGGGCCCGACGAGGTGCTGCGCTGGGTCACCCAGAACCCCGCCAAGATCTCCCACAACCACTACCCCGTCGCCCTGCAGAAGATCGGACAGCTGCTGCAGGCCACACCCCCCACCCGCGCCAGTGGCAGTGAGACCGACGGCGAGGCCTCTGGAGTGCAGGTCGACGGCCGACAGATCCTGGAGCATCAGGACTTCCGGACGCTCTGCAACGCCATCGTCAGCGACTGCGGCAAGTTCGACAACTTCAGCATCGTGAACTGCCTGTACGCCGTCGCTGCGCTCG GTCTGCCCAGCGACTCTGAGGTGGTGCAGGTGCTGGAGGCGGAGTCTCAGACCCGGCTGAACCAGTTCAACCAGAAGGACGTGTCGATGGTGTTCAGCTCCAGCATGAAGCTCCACCCGGGCAGCCAGCACCCACTCACTGAGGCCTGCCTCGCCGGCCTAGAGAAAAACCTGGAGCGAGAGCGCCACCCACAGACGCTTTTCCTGCTGCTCTCCTACTACAGGCTCAAATGGCGGTCGATGCAACCACAGGAAGCCGCTGCCGCTAACAACGGCACGCCTAACCCTGAACAGCTGCTCGCCAACAG GAAGATCCTGCGTCTGGTCAAACACACGCTGGCGAGTGTGAGCGGGGTTCGAGACCAGGAGATGGCGCTGCTGGACGAGATGCTGGCGGCGTGTGCCCGTGAGGCGAGTAACAAGAGTCTGGAGCTGATCTTCAGCTCTCACCTGTTCTACCAGAACAGACAGGAGAGGTTCATCAGCAGCCTGGCAG AGGAGTTACCAAAGAAGGTGGACAGCATCACGCCCTACACGATGGCGCTGATCGCCAAATACATCGCCCGCCATCGGCTGAGAGAAACCCGCCTGCTCGACACCATCGCCGACTTTCTGGTGAAGAAGGCGGAATACCTGGACAGTAAG GTGATCCAGAAGCTCGTGTTCCCGTTCAGCCGGATGAGCTACCGTCCGTCCAATGAGCAGCAGTTCTTCTCCCGGCTGGAAGAGGTGGTGGAGCTGAAGGCGCTCAGCTCGCCGCTCGCCACGGTCAACATCCTCATGTCTCTGTTCCAGCTCGGACATTTCCCCGGCCTGGTCCTCCACCGGGTCTTCTCCTCCGCCTTTATCAGCAACGTCACCA ACAGCCCCTATGCTCTCATCGTCAGGCGATACTTGTCTCTGTTGGACGCTGCTGTCGAACTGGAGTACCGCGACTACACAGGGCCGCGACTGCAGGACGCACACAAGGTTCTGATGTTTGACCACGCCCTCACCGCTGATGAGGTCAACCGCAAGTACAG TTATAAAGGTCTGGTGGCTGAGGCTCTGCGGCAGCTGGTTGGAGAACAGAACTACAAACAGGATGAGGTCCTCCCCCCGGGATACTACACAG ACTTCCTGTTGTGGATGGACATTTCCGGGCGGGTTCTTCCCATCCGCACAGGAGCCGGCCTTTCTCTGACTGTCGTTCCTCCGTCCTGTGTTGTCGTGGCGTCTAAGCCTGCTGATGCAGCGGTTGCTGCAGTTACCTCTGACTTCCAGAAGTTCTCTCCGTTTGTGGCGATGGAGGAGGGCACGGAGCACTCGTGTCAGGTTGGTGAGGGGATGGGCGGGGCAATGGAACCGCGGGCCTTCCTGCCCCACCACATCCGCAGCACGCCGGGTGCCGCGCCCCACCCGGGCCACCCACGGGCGGGGACCAATGGCAGCACGGTGGACTACGGGCCGTACTACGTCCCGGCAGGGGAGTACTACTCAAGCCTGGCCAAAGAGCACTCGCTGGAGAGTCAGGATAGCTCCACCCTCAGCAGCCCGCCCTCGGACGGGCTGGCCCCGCCCACCACCCAGCTGCCTGCAGGGGCCGGCGCCCCGGACTCTCTGTTCCAGTTTTCCATTGGGAAGATCCTGGAAGACGAGGGTGGCACAGGGGCCCAGAGGCCGGACCACGAGCTTGGGGGATTCTACAAAGGAGTGACGTACGCCGAGGGGGCTGACAGACCGCCCCTGTCGCCACCACCGCTCCACCCCTCTgagcagccagaccctgacgGCCTCCCCGCAGACCAGAGGCAGATCCGGAG GGTCATCATGTCCGTCAATGATAAGTGGCACTACTGCCACAATTCTGACGTCCTGGTGGGCTCCCGTGCCATGAGAGACCGCCACCTGAGGTTACTGGGATATGTCATCCTGCAG
- the fastk gene encoding fas-activated serine/threonine kinase isoform X2: MLRSSTGWRLLSRARHLPPCLPRPAAQSVVMYTARLYGTAGGGGGGGGGGGGVKQGRRPGLSVLEVPHPHAAPPPPAFPLYQGRPDAHRGAHFHHHYHPHPQPHHLAPPPLPPHFQHHGAFHAYGGGGPAGGAATSKKKTWNFIHEKMSYDTFFTMKRLIERSRGPDEVLRWVTQNPAKISHNHYPVALQKIGQLLQATPPTRASGSETDGEASGVQVDGRQILEHQDFRTLCNAIVSDCGKFDNFSIVNCLYAVAALGLPSDSEVVQVLEAESQTRLNQFNQKDVSMVFSSSMKLHPGSQHPLTEACLAGLEKNLERERHPQTLFLLLSYYRLKWRSMQPQEAAAANNGTPNPEQLLANRKILRLVKHTLASVSGVRDQEMALLDEMLAACAREASNKSLELIFSSHLFYQNRQERFISSLAEELPKKVDSITPYTMALIAKYIARHRLRETRLLDTIADFLVKKAEYLDSKVIQKLVFPFSRMSYRPSNEQQFFSRLEEVVELKALSSPLATVNILMSLFQLGHFPGLVLHRVFSSAFISNVTNSPYALIVRRYLSLLDAAVELEYRDYTGPRLQDAHKVLMFDHALTADEVNRKYSYKGLVAEALRQLVGEQNYKQDEVLPPGYYTDFLLWMDISGRVLPIRTGAGLSLTVVPPSCVVVASKPADAAVAAVTSDFQKFSPFVAMEEGTEHSCQVGEGMGGAMEPRAFLPHHIRSTPGAAPHPGHPRAGTNGSTVDYGPYYVPAGEYYSSLAKEHSLESQDSSTLSSPPSDGLAPPTTQLPAGAGAPDSLFQFSIGKILEDEGGTGAQRPDHELGGFYKGVTYAEGADRPPLSPPPLHPSEQPDPDGLPADQRQIRRVIMSVNDKWHYCHNSDVLVGSRAMRDRHLRLLGYVILQLPYHELEKLNGIEEVKQYLHKKLLDITL; the protein is encoded by the exons ATGCTGCGTTCGTCCACTGGGTGGCGCCTCCTGAGCCGAGCTCGCCACCTCCCTCCCTGCCTCCCCCGCCCTGCTGCTCAGTCTGTCGTCATGTATACCGCCCGCCTGTACGGCACCGCagggggaggagggggcggGGGAGGTGGAGGGGGCGGGGTAAAACAGGGGCGGAGGCCAGGACTATCTGTACTCGAGGTGCCTCACCCCCATGCAGCCCCGCCTCCCCCTGCCTTCCCGCTGTACCAGGGTCGCCCCGACGCCCACCGAGGAGCACATTTCCACCACCACTATCACCCCCACCCGCAGCCCCACCACCTGGCCCCGCCCCCACTGCCCCCCCATTTCCAGCACCACGGCGCCTTCCATGCATACGGGGGCGGTGGGCCCGCAGGAGGCGCCGCAACTAGCAAGAAGAAGACATGGAACTTCATCCACGAGAAGATGAGCTACGACACGTTCTTCACCATGAAGCGGCTGATCGAGCGCTCGCGGGGGCCCGACGAGGTGCTGCGCTGGGTCACCCAGAACCCCGCCAAGATCTCCCACAACCACTACCCCGTCGCCCTGCAGAAGATCGGACAGCTGCTGCAGGCCACACCCCCCACCCGCGCCAGTGGCAGTGAGACCGACGGCGAGGCCTCTGGAGTGCAGGTCGACGGCCGACAGATCCTGGAGCATCAGGACTTCCGGACGCTCTGCAACGCCATCGTCAGCGACTGCGGCAAGTTCGACAACTTCAGCATCGTGAACTGCCTGTACGCCGTCGCTGCGCTCG GTCTGCCCAGCGACTCTGAGGTGGTGCAGGTGCTGGAGGCGGAGTCTCAGACCCGGCTGAACCAGTTCAACCAGAAGGACGTGTCGATGGTGTTCAGCTCCAGCATGAAGCTCCACCCGGGCAGCCAGCACCCACTCACTGAGGCCTGCCTCGCCGGCCTAGAGAAAAACCTGGAGCGAGAGCGCCACCCACAGACGCTTTTCCTGCTGCTCTCCTACTACAGGCTCAAATGGCGGTCGATGCAACCACAGGAAGCCGCTGCCGCTAACAACGGCACGCCTAACCCTGAACAGCTGCTCGCCAACAG GAAGATCCTGCGTCTGGTCAAACACACGCTGGCGAGTGTGAGCGGGGTTCGAGACCAGGAGATGGCGCTGCTGGACGAGATGCTGGCGGCGTGTGCCCGTGAGGCGAGTAACAAGAGTCTGGAGCTGATCTTCAGCTCTCACCTGTTCTACCAGAACAGACAGGAGAGGTTCATCAGCAGCCTGGCAG AGGAGTTACCAAAGAAGGTGGACAGCATCACGCCCTACACGATGGCGCTGATCGCCAAATACATCGCCCGCCATCGGCTGAGAGAAACCCGCCTGCTCGACACCATCGCCGACTTTCTGGTGAAGAAGGCGGAATACCTGGACAGTAAG GTGATCCAGAAGCTCGTGTTCCCGTTCAGCCGGATGAGCTACCGTCCGTCCAATGAGCAGCAGTTCTTCTCCCGGCTGGAAGAGGTGGTGGAGCTGAAGGCGCTCAGCTCGCCGCTCGCCACGGTCAACATCCTCATGTCTCTGTTCCAGCTCGGACATTTCCCCGGCCTGGTCCTCCACCGGGTCTTCTCCTCCGCCTTTATCAGCAACGTCACCA ACAGCCCCTATGCTCTCATCGTCAGGCGATACTTGTCTCTGTTGGACGCTGCTGTCGAACTGGAGTACCGCGACTACACAGGGCCGCGACTGCAGGACGCACACAAGGTTCTGATGTTTGACCACGCCCTCACCGCTGATGAGGTCAACCGCAAGTACAG TTATAAAGGTCTGGTGGCTGAGGCTCTGCGGCAGCTGGTTGGAGAACAGAACTACAAACAGGATGAGGTCCTCCCCCCGGGATACTACACAG ACTTCCTGTTGTGGATGGACATTTCCGGGCGGGTTCTTCCCATCCGCACAGGAGCCGGCCTTTCTCTGACTGTCGTTCCTCCGTCCTGTGTTGTCGTGGCGTCTAAGCCTGCTGATGCAGCGGTTGCTGCAGTTACCTCTGACTTCCAGAAGTTCTCTCCGTTTGTGGCGATGGAGGAGGGCACGGAGCACTCGTGTCAGGTTGGTGAGGGGATGGGCGGGGCAATGGAACCGCGGGCCTTCCTGCCCCACCACATCCGCAGCACGCCGGGTGCCGCGCCCCACCCGGGCCACCCACGGGCGGGGACCAATGGCAGCACGGTGGACTACGGGCCGTACTACGTCCCGGCAGGGGAGTACTACTCAAGCCTGGCCAAAGAGCACTCGCTGGAGAGTCAGGATAGCTCCACCCTCAGCAGCCCGCCCTCGGACGGGCTGGCCCCGCCCACCACCCAGCTGCCTGCAGGGGCCGGCGCCCCGGACTCTCTGTTCCAGTTTTCCATTGGGAAGATCCTGGAAGACGAGGGTGGCACAGGGGCCCAGAGGCCGGACCACGAGCTTGGGGGATTCTACAAAGGAGTGACGTACGCCGAGGGGGCTGACAGACCGCCCCTGTCGCCACCACCGCTCCACCCCTCTgagcagccagaccctgacgGCCTCCCCGCAGACCAGAGGCAGATCCGGAG GGTCATCATGTCCGTCAATGATAAGTGGCACTACTGCCACAATTCTGACGTCCTGGTGGGCTCCCGTGCCATGAGAGACCGCCACCTGAGGTTACTGGGATATGTCATCCTGCAG